A genomic window from Candidatus Thiocaldithrix dubininis includes:
- a CDS encoding LysR family transcriptional regulator yields the protein MISLDAMMVFVTVAETRSFTKAAERLALSKARVSQIVSELEQQLNTRLLNRSTRALSLTDAGELYFEKCQLIQALAIDAQQQIQDITLNLSGFIRIAAPVGVKQLIQALSDFMQIYPHIDIQLIESDAYSNLIDDRFDIAIRTHLETVANTNLYAAPLGAFQAVLCASPRYLAKFPPLQNLADLQALTWLCHSIVNKDKQLKITDIKDNEHCIHSNPRIIANTALALKSFLLNHMGFSLLPTYFLEDELKQGRLVPILAEHYSLQIPCYAVYANRQLMPLRIRLLIDFLKKSNIFAIDFALK from the coding sequence ATGATTTCACTGGATGCCATGATGGTGTTTGTTACCGTCGCTGAAACACGTTCTTTTACTAAAGCCGCTGAACGTTTAGCGCTTAGCAAAGCGCGGGTGTCGCAAATTGTGAGCGAATTAGAACAGCAACTCAACACACGGCTATTAAATCGCAGCACCCGCGCTTTATCTTTAACCGATGCCGGTGAATTATATTTTGAAAAATGCCAGCTAATTCAAGCATTAGCCATTGATGCTCAGCAACAAATCCAAGACATCACGCTCAATCTCTCGGGATTCATTCGGATTGCCGCCCCTGTGGGTGTAAAACAATTGATTCAAGCCTTATCTGATTTTATGCAGATTTATCCCCATATTGATATTCAGTTGATTGAAAGCGACGCTTACAGCAATTTAATTGATGATCGCTTTGATATTGCGATTCGTACACATCTTGAAACCGTTGCAAATACCAATTTGTACGCTGCCCCCTTGGGCGCATTTCAAGCGGTGTTATGTGCCAGCCCCCGCTATTTAGCCAAGTTTCCGCCACTGCAAAACTTAGCAGATTTACAAGCCTTAACTTGGCTGTGTCATAGTATTGTGAATAAAGACAAACAATTAAAAATTACCGATATTAAAGATAATGAGCATTGTATACATAGCAACCCGCGTATTATTGCTAACACTGCCTTAGCCTTAAAAAGCTTTTTATTAAATCATATGGGGTTTAGTTTATTGCCTACTTATTTTTTAGAAGATGAATTAAAACAAGGGCGTTTAGTGCCTATTTTAGCAGAGCATTATAGCCTGCAAATTCCTTGTTATGCGGTGTATGCCAATCGCCAATTAATGCCTTTACGCATTCGTTTATTAATCGACTTTCTGAAAAAATCCAATATTTTTGCTATCGACTTTGCGTTAAAATAG
- a CDS encoding NmrA family NAD(P)-binding protein, translating to MSDATLLVTGASGKLGQQVVKHLLQTFKINPARLIVTTRDPQQLQHLAEQGVTVRAADFDNAASLQQAFAGADHLLLISTNSAQRTQQQASALAAAQAVGIKHISYTSMPNPQISPVVFAHEHLATEQAIQNSSIPAWAILRNNWYFENISDFQAAIFQSGIWLNATANGKVAQIARADLGLAAAKAVLTGAKEQKIWHLNGAESLTISQMAQTLNSVLNLNIQVVTVDNATYQAKLREFHAPEPVVAILSSIEEHNAQGLSEGSSADFVQLTGQAPQSFQQWVEQHKTQLPIFRPTSPSFREGM from the coding sequence ATGTCAGACGCTACCTTATTAGTCACCGGCGCTTCCGGTAAATTAGGGCAACAAGTGGTTAAGCATTTGCTACAGACCTTTAAAATTAATCCAGCGCGGCTAATCGTGACCACGCGCGACCCGCAACAATTACAGCATTTAGCTGAGCAAGGTGTAACGGTACGTGCGGCGGATTTTGATAACGCGGCAAGCTTGCAACAAGCGTTTGCAGGTGCTGATCATTTATTATTAATTAGCACCAATTCCGCGCAACGTACTCAGCAACAAGCCAGTGCCTTAGCGGCAGCACAAGCGGTTGGCATTAAACATATCTCTTATACGTCTATGCCGAATCCGCAAATTTCGCCCGTGGTGTTTGCGCACGAACATTTGGCAACTGAGCAAGCGATTCAAAATAGTAGCATTCCTGCTTGGGCGATTTTGCGCAATAACTGGTATTTTGAAAATATTTCGGATTTTCAAGCCGCTATTTTTCAATCAGGTATTTGGTTAAACGCTACTGCCAATGGCAAAGTGGCGCAAATTGCGCGGGCAGATTTAGGCTTAGCGGCTGCTAAGGCGGTGTTAACGGGCGCAAAAGAACAAAAGATCTGGCATTTAAATGGTGCAGAGTCTTTGACTATTAGCCAAATGGCGCAAACCTTGAATAGCGTGCTAAATTTAAATATTCAAGTCGTAACGGTGGATAATGCGACCTACCAAGCCAAATTACGTGAATTTCATGCGCCTGAACCGGTAGTGGCTATTTTATCCAGCATTGAAGAGCACAATGCACAAGGTTTATCCGAAGGTAGCAGTGCGGATTTTGTACAACTTACCGGTCAAGCACCACAAAGCTTCCAGCAATGGGTTGAGCAGCATAAAACGCAGTTACCAATCTTCCGCCCTACATCCCCTTCCTTTAGGGAGGGAATGTAG
- the tnpA gene encoding IS200/IS605 family transposase has product MELRTGRHCVFMLHAHLIFITKYRGKVFNEESLSRLEAVFRDVGQQFEVELSEFNGERDHVHLLINYPPKVQLSKLINSLKGVSSRRLKQEFSEIRNHWVCRKSGSLWSPSYFAGSVGGAPLSVLKQYIEQQNRPTFPP; this is encoded by the coding sequence ATGGAACTAAGAACAGGAAGACATTGTGTTTTCATGCTGCACGCGCATTTGATATTCATCACAAAGTACCGGGGAAAAGTCTTCAACGAGGAATCACTTTCACGCCTTGAAGCTGTCTTCCGTGATGTAGGTCAACAGTTCGAGGTTGAACTTTCAGAGTTCAACGGTGAACGTGACCACGTACACTTATTGATTAACTATCCGCCAAAAGTGCAGCTTTCAAAGCTGATTAATTCGTTGAAAGGCGTATCCAGCAGAAGGCTCAAACAGGAATTTTCTGAAATACGGAATCACTGGGTATGCAGGAAATCAGGTTCTTTGTGGTCGCCTTCCTACTTTGCTGGAAGTGTGGGAGGTGCACCACTCAGCGTCCTGAAACAATACATCGAGCAACAAAACCGCCCTACATTCCCTCCCTAA
- a CDS encoding transposase, with translation MKAQTNTILKTLKVRVKNKHSAVLRQWAFECNQAWNEANAITAEYSYIAVPEVGYLRNNFTAFDLQKSLKGLKGERGFSLHSQTVQEVIAVHAKARKQFKKDKLRWRVSGGSRRSLGWIPFKSGAAVWKNGQVRYNGHFFKVWDSYGLSQYAFRSGSFTEDSRGRWYFNVVVQVQATEVSGKGAVGIDLGLKETATCSNGLKLESKQFYRKAEEQLGMAQRANKKKRVKAIHAKVKNRRADAIHKFTTQLVREHSFIVVGNVSSSGLAKTKMAKSILDAGWFMLKTQLDYKSKAMQGVFLEVNEAYSTQACSCCGSVSINSPKGRAGLGIREWTCPDCGALHDRDVNAARNILAAGHCRLAGGIPVL, from the coding sequence ATGAAAGCGCAGACCAATACCATCCTGAAAACCCTCAAAGTCCGCGTGAAGAACAAGCACTCTGCTGTTCTTCGCCAATGGGCATTTGAGTGCAATCAGGCGTGGAACGAAGCTAACGCTATCACGGCAGAATACAGCTACATAGCCGTGCCAGAAGTCGGCTACCTGAGAAATAATTTCACCGCTTTCGACCTACAAAAAAGCCTTAAGGGCTTGAAGGGTGAGCGCGGGTTCAGCTTACACTCTCAAACGGTACAGGAAGTGATTGCAGTACATGCTAAGGCACGTAAGCAATTCAAGAAAGACAAACTGCGCTGGCGCGTGTCTGGCGGTAGTCGCCGTTCACTTGGCTGGATTCCCTTTAAATCCGGTGCAGCCGTTTGGAAAAATGGACAAGTCCGCTATAACGGTCATTTCTTCAAGGTATGGGATAGCTACGGATTATCTCAATACGCCTTTCGGTCGGGTTCATTCACCGAAGACTCAAGAGGTCGATGGTACTTTAATGTAGTGGTTCAAGTGCAAGCCACTGAAGTATCAGGCAAGGGCGCGGTAGGCATTGATTTAGGCTTAAAAGAGACCGCTACCTGTAGCAATGGTTTAAAGCTTGAATCTAAGCAGTTCTATCGCAAAGCTGAAGAACAACTAGGTATGGCGCAACGTGCCAACAAGAAAAAGCGGGTTAAAGCCATTCATGCCAAGGTTAAAAACCGTAGAGCAGATGCTATTCACAAGTTCACCACTCAATTAGTGCGTGAACACTCATTCATTGTCGTTGGCAACGTCAGCAGTTCAGGTCTTGCTAAAACTAAAATGGCTAAGTCCATTTTAGATGCAGGCTGGTTCATGCTGAAAACACAACTTGATTATAAATCGAAAGCGATGCAAGGCGTGTTTCTAGAAGTCAATGAAGCATACAGTACCCAAGCTTGTTCGTGTTGCGGAAGCGTTTCCATCAACAGTCCGAAAGGTAGAGCAGGACTTGGAATAAGAGAATGGACTTGCCCTGACTGTGGGGCGCTGCATGATCGAGATGTCAATGCAGCACGGAACATTCTCGCGGCAGGGCATTGCCGCCTCGCGGGAGGAATTCCCGTTCTTTAG
- a CDS encoding SH3 domain-containing protein, giving the protein MLKPASLSLFCLTLGLTACGDKPNEPTKPADLQSHFPSFTRVNVPNEAPQFYIDLNTVKSLNNDLLQFKIVRLADQGYVIQDAISNCQDSVQTLDGIQYKADGSLDKPFIGDAQPLPYANQASLAALVKQACDKKTVFSVQPTRIADTETNVHPPQTPTPNADPVETQDSVLPEPSPEQLQTRQGLLSIGRSSAEMPPDTLLLAGKAVHSAEGNYIALHKLFPMGDSDVVLFSSNCGGSGCSENEFGFLVLKPNANPKVVSQKNFFAGIPQVKTRQQGDTIHLQLGYNAGKKTLATYHNEQVSIEYKSLPPQALDADECKWLYDELVKQICISAKGEDPTCADPEATFTGFAMRGLAGVAEYPGFQAEGFTQQCQQACRTGKTVDYASFSHVACSSPKPANFQASVEADSTTKPSHTAKPSETDTPPTATPEENKPEATHVETKPDTHNLDAEVIAGCDAQMQTAGAAVECMKGNLQIQKDRLNKAYKIRHDAMSVDEQQALEQTQKAWLDERNATCGKLSEETAAAEAMPMLSCIYKAVKQRADEVEKMPIPKAVSSESKPSQAKDSDNAGTWYKVKAKPNLVVRTEPDITGDKLGLMPQGAKVKVLATGLKKDSINGWDGSWVKIQYQDQEGYVFDAFIEKLK; this is encoded by the coding sequence ATGCTAAAGCCTGCTTCCCTGTCTTTATTTTGCTTAACCCTAGGCTTAACTGCCTGTGGTGACAAACCCAATGAACCGACAAAACCTGCTGATTTACAAAGCCATTTCCCAAGCTTTACGCGGGTCAATGTGCCTAATGAAGCGCCCCAGTTTTATATTGATTTGAACACTGTTAAATCACTGAACAATGATTTGTTGCAATTTAAGATTGTGCGCCTTGCTGATCAAGGTTATGTCATCCAAGACGCGATCAGTAATTGCCAAGACAGCGTGCAGACATTAGACGGTATTCAATACAAAGCGGATGGCTCATTAGATAAGCCCTTTATCGGCGATGCACAACCCCTACCCTATGCCAATCAAGCCAGTCTTGCTGCTTTAGTTAAACAAGCGTGTGATAAAAAAACGGTGTTTAGTGTGCAGCCCACTCGCATTGCAGACACTGAAACAAACGTGCATCCCCCACAAACACCCACGCCTAATGCTGATCCAGTGGAAACACAAGACAGTGTATTACCTGAGCCTAGCCCTGAACAATTGCAAACCCGCCAAGGTTTATTAAGCATTGGACGTAGTAGCGCTGAAATGCCGCCAGATACGTTGTTATTAGCGGGCAAGGCGGTGCATAGCGCCGAAGGAAACTATATCGCCCTGCATAAACTGTTTCCGATGGGTGACAGTGATGTGGTGTTATTTTCCAGTAATTGCGGCGGTTCGGGTTGTTCAGAAAACGAATTCGGTTTTTTAGTGTTAAAGCCTAATGCTAACCCGAAAGTGGTCAGTCAAAAAAACTTCTTCGCAGGCATACCGCAGGTAAAAACGCGGCAACAAGGCGACACGATTCATTTGCAATTAGGTTATAACGCAGGCAAAAAAACACTGGCGACCTATCACAATGAACAAGTGAGCATTGAATATAAAAGCCTGCCACCGCAAGCCTTAGATGCCGATGAATGCAAATGGTTATATGACGAGTTGGTCAAGCAAATTTGCATAAGTGCCAAAGGTGAAGATCCAACCTGCGCTGACCCTGAAGCTACATTTACCGGCTTTGCAATGCGGGGGTTAGCGGGAGTTGCAGAATATCCGGGCTTTCAAGCAGAGGGCTTTACCCAGCAATGTCAGCAAGCTTGCCGTACAGGTAAAACCGTGGATTATGCCAGTTTCAGCCATGTGGCTTGCTCTAGCCCTAAACCGGCTAATTTTCAAGCCAGTGTGGAAGCGGATAGCACAACTAAACCGAGTCATACAGCAAAACCCAGTGAAACGGATACGCCACCGACGGCTACCCCAGAAGAAAATAAGCCTGAAGCAACCCACGTTGAAACTAAACCAGATACCCACAATTTAGATGCAGAAGTGATTGCAGGTTGCGATGCGCAAATGCAAACGGCTGGCGCGGCAGTGGAATGCATGAAAGGCAATCTACAAATACAAAAAGACCGTTTAAATAAGGCGTATAAAATCCGGCACGATGCCATGTCAGTGGATGAGCAACAAGCCTTAGAGCAAACGCAAAAAGCATGGTTGGATGAGCGTAATGCGACTTGTGGCAAATTAAGCGAGGAAACAGCAGCGGCAGAGGCTATGCCTATGTTGAGTTGTATTTATAAAGCGGTCAAACAACGGGCAGATGAAGTCGAAAAAATGCCAATCCCTAAAGCGGTTAGCAGCGAGAGCAAACCCAGCCAAGCTAAAGACAGCGATAACGCAGGAACATGGTATAAGGTTAAAGCCAAGCCTAATTTAGTGGTACGTACTGAACCGGATATTACGGGCGACAAGTTAGGGTTAATGCCGCAAGGCGCAAAAGTTAAAGTCTTAGCAACGGGCTTAAAGAAAGACTCTATCAATGGTTGGGACGGCTCTTGGGTGAAAATCCAATACCAAGATCAAGAAGGTTATGTGTTTGACGCCTTTATTGAAAAGCTAAAATAA
- a CDS encoding SH3 domain-containing protein, translating into MIQEALTNCTDSIQNLEGTLYHMDGSVFRAYPGDAQPLPYRDNPEIATVVKATCDKAGVSGKAAAQPKVNANGESPLPNPSPTKLQTRQGNLEVTRSNFDAPPDTLMLNGKSIYKAQGSALFLYKLFTLGTNDIVLMGSSCAGAGCSTHEFSFLIIPPRDAPKLVHNNELYGYENAVTYKQSGNKIILNLGFSNGKRKLATYQNGEISIDWQTVAAKPLDATHCEWLHTEAMQACIDANKDDANCDDPESNFSDLIARGTNAMVDYPGYNATGFTEQCKQACQTGRIASYSNFKSAICGYPKTASASIVDASDPNTVNPPPATPKPTTSNKSGNNAAMPWQDMSATQTATPSSKPAKPDTNASLPWQDVPIDTKPTAAASQPKVVQGCEVNAQAADQLLACMTQNLQKEKDRLNQTYKVLSDSWPADKVTQLEATQKTWLDKRNATCGKLNSQMDTKTAMKVTACIYQFVNERADELTKLSVRAHTKPSVSYNVDKQPNTPPTTGSISATPAKPAPVSNDALKKGKSYAQAREQLLAAGWQPYHAPDADECLDGDTRCENRPEMEACAGTGEGNCSFLWQRNGRLMAIFTIGEDDPSVSGWEERKLPAKPAASAPPATDAKPAETPTAANDSANSTDEEWWYQVNSNPTLTVRAAPDVTSAKLGTLPHLSKVQVLATDVKADLISGHNGHWVKIDYNGQAAYVFDGFLQKLN; encoded by the coding sequence GTGATTCAAGAAGCCTTAACCAACTGCACGGATAGCATTCAAAACTTAGAAGGCACGCTGTATCACATGGATGGCTCGGTATTTCGCGCGTATCCGGGCGATGCGCAACCGCTGCCTTATCGAGATAATCCTGAAATCGCCACGGTGGTTAAAGCAACCTGTGACAAAGCGGGCGTGAGTGGCAAAGCAGCAGCACAACCTAAAGTCAATGCTAATGGCGAAAGCCCTTTACCCAATCCCAGCCCGACTAAATTACAAACCCGCCAAGGCAATTTAGAAGTTACCCGCAGCAATTTCGACGCGCCGCCTGATACATTGATGCTAAATGGCAAATCTATTTATAAAGCCCAAGGTAGCGCGCTGTTTTTATATAAGTTGTTCACGCTTGGCACGAATGACATTGTATTAATGGGCAGCAGTTGCGCGGGGGCGGGTTGTTCAACACACGAATTTTCATTCTTAATTATTCCACCGCGTGATGCGCCCAAACTCGTGCATAATAATGAGCTTTACGGTTATGAAAACGCTGTTACCTATAAACAAAGTGGCAATAAAATTATTCTGAATTTAGGCTTTAGCAATGGCAAACGTAAATTAGCCACTTATCAAAATGGCGAAATTAGCATTGATTGGCAAACGGTCGCCGCCAAACCCTTAGATGCCACGCATTGCGAATGGTTACACACCGAAGCTATGCAAGCTTGTATTGATGCGAATAAAGATGATGCCAATTGTGATGACCCTGAAAGCAATTTTAGCGATCTCATCGCACGCGGCACGAATGCAATGGTGGATTATCCGGGCTATAACGCAACCGGCTTTACCGAGCAGTGTAAGCAAGCCTGTCAAACTGGACGCATCGCCAGTTATAGCAATTTTAAAAGCGCAATATGTGGTTACCCAAAAACCGCCAGTGCCAGCATTGTGGATGCCAGCGACCCCAATACGGTTAACCCGCCCCCAGCTACGCCTAAACCGACAACTAGCAATAAGTCTGGTAATAACGCCGCTATGCCTTGGCAGGATATGAGCGCTACCCAAACCGCAACACCCAGCTCAAAACCGGCTAAACCTGATACTAATGCCAGCCTACCGTGGCAAGATGTACCGATTGACACTAAACCTACGGCTGCCGCCAGCCAACCAAAAGTGGTACAAGGTTGTGAAGTTAATGCACAAGCGGCTGATCAGTTATTAGCCTGTATGACACAGAACTTACAGAAAGAAAAAGACCGCTTAAACCAAACGTATAAAGTATTAAGTGATAGTTGGCCTGCCGATAAAGTAACGCAATTGGAAGCCACGCAAAAAACGTGGTTAGACAAACGCAATGCCACCTGTGGCAAGCTCAACAGCCAAATGGATACTAAAACCGCCATGAAGGTAACCGCTTGTATTTACCAATTCGTCAATGAGCGGGCGGATGAATTAACCAAATTAAGCGTGCGGGCGCATACCAAGCCCAGCGTAAGTTATAACGTGGATAAACAACCGAATACGCCCCCTACGACAGGCAGTATTAGCGCCACCCCTGCTAAACCTGCGCCGGTATCCAATGACGCGCTGAAAAAAGGCAAAAGCTATGCCCAAGCACGGGAGCAATTGTTAGCCGCCGGTTGGCAACCTTATCATGCGCCAGATGCAGACGAATGTTTAGACGGTGATACCCGTTGTGAAAATCGCCCAGAAATGGAAGCATGTGCGGGTACAGGTGAAGGCAATTGCAGCTTCTTATGGCAACGCAATGGCAGACTCATGGCTATCTTTACGATTGGCGAAGATGACCCCAGTGTCAGTGGTTGGGAAGAACGCAAACTACCGGCTAAACCTGCAGCCTCAGCGCCACCTGCGACGGATGCCAAGCCAGCCGAAACGCCTACTGCGGCTAACGACAGTGCAAATTCAACCGATGAAGAATGGTGGTATCAGGTCAATTCCAACCCCACGTTAACGGTAAGAGCTGCACCTGATGTTACCTCTGCAAAATTAGGCACATTGCCGCATCTCAGCAAGGTACAAGTATTAGCCACCGATGTAAAAGCCGACTTAATTAGTGGACACAATGGGCATTGGGTTAAGATTGATTACAATGGTCAAGCGGCCTATGTATTTGACGGCTTCTTACAGAAGTTAAATTAA
- a CDS encoding IS982 family transposase, translating to MLTRLFCEIDDFCQGFLPHWKASVLEPPTTRPKRNRPCGLSLSEVMTIWVHYHQSGYHTFKWYYLKHVQVYLKSAFPQLPSYQRFIERVPDVLVPLTRFMQSRCEASRGIAFIDSTPLRVCDNIRIPRHKTFANTAGRGKSSTGWFYGFKLHLVVNDQGGIVSFALSAGNVDDRQPVPTLMKSVVGKVFGDAGYLSQALAQQLAQQGIEWITSLRKNMKQVVRSTFDQLLLRKRFIIETINDQLKNQSQIEHSRHRSLPHYVAHVIAGLIAYSYQAKKPSLNLNINALAIL from the coding sequence ATGTTAACACGACTGTTCTGCGAGATAGATGATTTTTGCCAAGGCTTTTTACCGCATTGGAAAGCGAGTGTATTAGAACCCCCGACCACCCGCCCAAAGCGGAATCGTCCGTGTGGTTTAAGTCTGAGTGAAGTGATGACGATTTGGGTACATTACCATCAATCAGGCTATCACACCTTCAAGTGGTATTACCTCAAACATGTTCAAGTCTATTTGAAGTCGGCTTTTCCTCAGTTGCCCAGTTATCAACGGTTTATTGAGCGCGTTCCCGATGTATTAGTGCCGCTGACGCGGTTCATGCAATCCCGCTGTGAAGCCAGTCGCGGAATTGCCTTCATTGACTCCACCCCCTTACGCGTCTGTGACAATATTCGGATTCCCCGTCATAAGACCTTTGCCAATACCGCAGGACGAGGGAAGTCATCCACCGGCTGGTTCTATGGCTTCAAGCTGCATCTCGTGGTGAATGATCAAGGTGGTATCGTGTCCTTTGCCTTAAGTGCGGGTAATGTCGATGATCGCCAACCCGTTCCCACCCTGATGAAATCCGTGGTTGGCAAAGTCTTTGGGGATGCAGGCTATCTCTCTCAGGCATTGGCTCAACAACTCGCTCAGCAAGGCATTGAATGGATTACCTCGTTACGGAAAAATATGAAACAGGTCGTGCGTTCTACTTTCGATCAATTGCTCTTGCGTAAGCGTTTTATCATCGAAACCATTAACGATCAGTTGAAAAATCAATCGCAAATTGAGCATTCTCGCCATCGTTCACTGCCTCATTATGTCGCTCATGTCATCGCCGGGCTTATTGCGTATTCCTATCAAGCGAAGAAACCCTCATTGAACTTAAATATCAATGCGTTAGCCATACTCTAA
- the hemB gene encoding porphobilinogen synthase: MASFPGQFPHSRMRRMRRDEFSRRLMRENVLTVNDLIWPVFVLEGENQREAISSMPGVERLSIDLLLQEAAQAVALGIPALALFPVTPQSAKSANAEEAWNPDGLAQRAVRALKAAFPELGVITDVALDPFTTHGQDGLMDDSGYILNDETVTALVKQALSHAAAGADVVAPSDMMDGRIGEIRSALEQHGYSNTRILAYSAKYASSFYGPFRDAVGSAANLKGGNKYSYQMDPANSDEALWEVALDLQEGADMVMIKPGMPYLDIVRRIKDEFKAPTYVYHVSGEYAMLKAAGLNGWINEKACVLEALLGMKRAGADGILTYYAKQVAQWLKA; the protein is encoded by the coding sequence ATGGCAAGTTTTCCCGGCCAATTTCCCCATTCTCGTATGCGTCGGATGCGGCGTGATGAGTTTTCACGGCGTTTAATGCGTGAAAATGTGTTAACTGTGAATGATTTAATTTGGCCAGTCTTTGTACTGGAAGGTGAAAACCAACGCGAAGCCATTTCTTCCATGCCGGGGGTAGAACGCTTAAGCATTGACCTATTGTTACAAGAAGCGGCACAAGCAGTGGCATTGGGTATTCCAGCGTTAGCGCTGTTTCCTGTGACCCCGCAATCCGCCAAATCAGCCAATGCGGAAGAAGCGTGGAATCCAGACGGCTTAGCGCAACGCGCCGTGCGGGCTTTAAAGGCTGCCTTTCCTGAGTTAGGCGTGATTACCGATGTTGCGCTTGACCCGTTTACCACGCACGGGCAAGACGGCTTAATGGACGACAGCGGTTATATTCTGAATGATGAAACGGTTACTGCCTTAGTCAAACAAGCCTTATCACACGCAGCGGCTGGGGCAGATGTGGTTGCGCCCTCAGATATGATGGACGGACGCATTGGTGAAATTCGGTCAGCATTAGAACAGCATGGTTATAGCAATACGCGTATTCTGGCATATTCGGCGAAATACGCGTCTAGTTTTTATGGTCCGTTTCGCGATGCGGTGGGTTCAGCCGCCAATTTAAAAGGGGGCAATAAATACAGTTATCAAATGGATCCGGCCAATTCTGATGAAGCGTTATGGGAAGTAGCGTTAGACCTGCAAGAAGGTGCGGATATGGTGATGATTAAACCGGGTATGCCGTATTTAGACATTGTGCGTCGCATTAAAGACGAGTTTAAAGCCCCCACTTACGTTTATCATGTCAGTGGTGAATACGCGATGCTAAAAGCCGCTGGGTTAAATGGCTGGATTAATGAAAAAGCTTGTGTGTTAGAAGCTTTGCTCGGAATGAAACGTGCCGGGGCAGACGGTATTTTGACCTATTACGCCAAACAAGTGGCGCAATGGTTGAAAGCCTAA
- the hflD gene encoding high frequency lysogenization protein HflD, giving the protein MEANTRNRTIALAALFQCVEGVLQLATRGTVDNDLLQSCINSVLTSDNSSIEALYGGVSDLRTGLRVLMYQLGTGGLTEDGKPKNVEATRYAVNLLYLEKKLAKDPEMFQKLMRNIETAQQQLNFFEMTHPNMVARLADIYSNTISQLGPRIMIKGDQAHLSNVDNAAKIRALLLAGIRAALLWRQAGGDRWKLIFSRSAMQKEAQQLLKANY; this is encoded by the coding sequence GTGGAAGCCAATACTCGAAACCGTACCATTGCCTTAGCGGCATTATTTCAATGCGTCGAAGGTGTTTTACAACTGGCCACGCGTGGCACGGTGGATAATGACTTATTGCAAAGCTGCATTAATAGCGTACTCACCAGCGATAACAGCAGTATCGAAGCGCTTTATGGTGGCGTTAGCGATTTACGCACAGGCTTACGCGTGTTGATGTATCAATTAGGCACAGGCGGTTTAACTGAAGATGGCAAACCGAAAAATGTAGAAGCCACCCGCTACGCGGTCAATTTGCTGTATTTAGAAAAGAAACTAGCAAAAGACCCTGAAATGTTTCAAAAGCTCATGCGCAATATTGAAACCGCGCAACAGCAATTAAACTTTTTTGAAATGACGCACCCGAATATGGTGGCGCGGTTGGCGGATATTTACAGCAATACGATTAGCCAATTAGGCCCGCGCATTATGATCAAAGGCGACCAAGCGCACTTATCGAATGTGGATAATGCCGCCAAAATTCGGGCGTTATTATTAGCGGGCATTCGCGCCGCATTATTATGGCGTCAAGCGGGTGGGGATCGCTGGAAATTGATATTCTCACGCTCGGCTATGCAAAAAGAAGCCCAGCAATTATTAAAAGCCAACTATTAA